A region from the Bradyrhizobium erythrophlei genome encodes:
- a CDS encoding TetR/AcrR family transcriptional regulator, whose protein sequence is MRYSREHKLETHARIVKRASVRLREKGAHGIGVADLMKDAGLTHGGFYAHFDSREALVIEAFAYAMDRSIERWRKLAEQTPPDKRLATIVDSYLTTVHRDDPGHGCAVPTLGAEIARESLKTRKAFAAKLEQMTDILAEQIPALPRKTARRQAMATLATMMGTLVLARIAGNGEFSDEILAAGREAVLDRAAPAKRAPKKSVAKKAAAPARA, encoded by the coding sequence ATGCGTTACTCCAGGGAACACAAGCTCGAAACCCACGCCAGGATCGTGAAGCGCGCCTCGGTGCGGCTGCGCGAAAAGGGCGCGCACGGGATCGGGGTCGCCGACCTGATGAAGGACGCAGGGCTGACCCATGGCGGGTTCTATGCCCATTTCGATTCCCGGGAAGCGCTGGTGATCGAGGCCTTTGCCTATGCGATGGATCGCTCGATCGAGCGTTGGCGCAAGCTCGCCGAACAGACGCCCCCGGACAAGCGGCTGGCGACGATCGTGGATTCCTATCTGACCACCGTGCATCGCGACGATCCCGGCCATGGCTGCGCCGTTCCGACGCTGGGCGCAGAAATCGCCCGCGAAAGCCTGAAAACCCGCAAGGCTTTCGCCGCCAAGCTGGAACAGATGACCGACATCCTCGCCGAGCAGATTCCGGCCCTGCCGCGCAAGACCGCGCGCAGGCAGGCGATGGCGACGCTGGCGACCATGATGGGTACCCTGGTGCTGGCCCGCATCGCTGGTAATGGCGAGTTTTCCGACGAGATTCTCGCCGCCGGGCGCGAGGCCGTGCTCGATCGCGCCGCACCGGCGAAACGTGCGCCGAAGAAATCCGTCGCCAAAAAGGCCGCCGCGCCGGCCCGGGCATGA